A part of Carassius carassius chromosome 4, fCarCar2.1, whole genome shotgun sequence genomic DNA contains:
- the LOC132130623 gene encoding NALCN channel auxiliary factor 2, with the protein MITGAWRCGGKLDAELEICRVPEPIDKPCAEPEKVQRWRMSLASLLFFTALLSDHLWLCAGGKLRSRDRTHRRTWSNASHDAQTGLRDEDCGVLLNNLTENRPECVEADARRRAPLESACSTLYRQKSGLVSSSYSVPVPTVSPHAFLEYFRNFSLSFCDALTIADLLESMTSPDGINCSLTRVIRDLFSGGPEDGDLCSACVHAYIRLDQHAQEKYEEFQVLTRKYMADDYSVRAQTHLCQAVYKAWLCAEYFPVPQRQCVRWLPCRHYCGEVTASCPFILPDNDHLLYAGLPSFLCAGFQEEYLSSQGPDCCDVRWNGCDSTVGAACALTRLPGSLSLHRRLSSGAVSCTNRLHGSKLKLCVLVLFLLHTVISITTLQHCSTGSLEALVPLEDVPMREE; encoded by the exons ATGATCACGGGCGCCTGGCGGTGTGGAGGGAAACTTGACGCCGAGTTAGAAATCTGCCGCGTGCCCGAACCCATCGACAAACCGTGCGCGGAGCCGGAGAAGGTGCAGAGATGGCGTATGAGCCTGGCGTCGCTGCTCTTTTTCACGGCGTTGTTGTCCGATCACCTCTGGCTCTGCGCGGGAGGCAAGCTCCGCTCGAGAGACCGGACTCACCGGAGGACGTGGAGCAACGCGAGTCACGACGCCCAGACGGGCCTTCGCGATGAGGACTGCGGGGTCCTCTTGAACAACCTGACAGAAAACAGACCAGAGTGCGTGGAGGCTGACGCGCGGCGCCGCGCACCTCTGGAGTCCGCGTGCTCTACGCTTTACCGGCAAAAGAGCGGTTTGGTGAGCTCCTCCTATTCTGTACCGGTACCCACGGTGTCGCCACACGCGTTTTTGGAGTACTTCCGGAACTTCAGCTTGTCCTTTTGCGACGCGCTCACAATAGCGGACCTACTGGAGAGCATGACCAGTCCTGACGGGATCAACTGCAGTCTGACCCGTGTCATTCGTGACCTGTTCAGCGGCGGACCGGAGGACGGGGACCTGTGCAGCGCTTGTGTCCACGCGTACATCCGACTCGACCAACACGCTCAGGAAAAATATGAGGAGTTTCAGGTCCTCACGCGCAAATACATGGCGGATGACTACTCAGTGCGCGCGCAAACACACCTGTGTCAG GCAGTGTATAAAGCCTGGCTTTGTGCAGAATATTTTCCGGTTCCCCAGCGACAGTGTGTGAGGTGGCTCCCATGCAGGCACTACTGTGGTGAGGTCACAGCCAGCTGCCCCTTCATCCTACCTGACAATGACCATCTGCTGTATGCTGGTCTGCCAAGCTTTCTCTGTGCAG GGTTTCAAGAGGAGTATTTGAGCAGTCAGGGTCCAGACTGCTGTGATGTCAGATGGAATGGGTGTGACTCCACTGTAGGCGCAGCATGTGCTCTGACACGCCTCCCAGGCTCCTTGTCTTTGCATAGGAGGTTATCTTCAGGAGCGGTGTCATGTACAAATCGTCTTCATGGCAGTAAATTGAAACTGTGTGTGCTGGTTCTCTTCTTACTGCACACTGTTATCTCCATAACAACATTGCAGCATTGCAGCACTGGCTCCTTGGAGGCATTAGTACCTCTAGAAGACGTTCCCATGAGGGAGGAATAA